One window from the genome of Rariglobus hedericola encodes:
- a CDS encoding aminotransferase class IV encodes MTDASSQVILDGVLLPAASAFIPATSEGFLYGHGIFETVKITSGRPAFLAQHHARLTASARALDLRYTVSIETLRERLALVTTANTLTDGSVKIVLFARDETTTGELISTKANAYPLETYARGFRVNTVFTGERTGALSGHKTLNYLANIRAKRVAVAAGFDEPLFLTPAGIVIEGATSNIFTVRDGIAHTPSLASGPLPGIARAQVLALLGSARVREGLLTHSDLLHADEVFVTNALLGVMPVTQIDDRHLEIGPLTRSLKNLYHISETQSLS; translated from the coding sequence ATGACCGACGCATCTTCACAAGTCATTCTCGACGGCGTTCTCCTGCCTGCCGCCTCGGCGTTCATTCCTGCCACCAGCGAGGGATTTCTCTACGGCCACGGCATCTTCGAAACCGTAAAAATCACTTCCGGTCGCCCGGCCTTCCTCGCGCAACACCACGCCCGCCTCACCGCCAGCGCCCGCGCCCTCGACCTGCGCTACACCGTCTCCATCGAAACCCTTCGCGAACGCCTCGCCCTCGTCACCACCGCCAACACCCTGACCGACGGCTCCGTCAAGATCGTCCTCTTCGCCCGCGACGAAACCACCACGGGCGAACTCATCTCCACCAAGGCCAACGCGTATCCGCTCGAAACCTACGCTCGCGGCTTCCGCGTCAACACGGTCTTCACCGGCGAACGCACCGGCGCCCTCTCCGGCCACAAGACCCTCAACTACCTCGCCAACATCCGCGCCAAACGCGTCGCCGTTGCCGCCGGCTTCGACGAGCCCCTTTTCCTCACCCCCGCCGGCATCGTGATCGAGGGCGCGACCAGCAACATCTTTACGGTGCGGGACGGAATCGCCCACACGCCTTCACTGGCCAGCGGCCCCCTGCCCGGTATCGCCCGCGCCCAAGTCCTTGCGCTCCTCGGTTCCGCCCGCGTTCGCGAGGGTCTGCTCACCCACTCCGATCTGCTCCATGCCGACGAAGTGTTCGTCACCAACGCCCTCCTCGGTGTCATGCCTGTCACCCAAATCGACGATCGCCACCTCGAAATCGGACCGCTCACCCGCAGCCTGAAAAACCTCTACCACATTTCCGAAACCCAATCTCTATCATGA
- the pabB gene encoding aminodeoxychorismate synthase component I yields MSPSKPANRVQTAYLGLGGNLGDRRALLAGALARLAATPEVRIARVSPVYETAALCLPDQDAQPDFLNLVVELETTLTPHALLAACLIIEQQLGRIRAERWGPRTIDLDVLLFANTTLSDDRLILPHPRLHERAFVLVPLADLAPDLIIHSESVRTHAARADTTGVVARPELALTPPVLLEEVTLPCPPHEFFHRIAGRDHAFFLDSGRSTNGLGAYSFIGFEPFHVFRTKHQPDTLGTLKTLLARYHRPNPVCNLISDKLPDDSAPPALPFTGGAVGFFGYELCTQLEKLPRVRPDDLPEIPDCEFAFYDALIAHEHATGRTWIVANPVATTPAAALLARLRETLSSHSVANPVCNLISYKPGIPTESKPTANFDFYSYKQAIGRIKNYIASGDVYQVNLTQRFSTPLPCAPYDLYLRLRDRSPAPFAAYLSYGPVQLISSSPERFLTLRERHVETRPIKGTRPRSADPTTDAALAAELLSSEKDRAELLMIVDLERNDLGRVCEFGSVRVDQLWRLESHPTVHHLVSTVSGQLRAGLDIIDCVRASFPGGSITGAPKIRSMQIIDELEPHRRHIYTGAIGYIGFDGNADLNIAIRTITCVNNHAYYHVGGGIVWDSEPAAEYQETLDKGRAMHEALTSPA; encoded by the coding sequence ATCGCCCGTGTCTCGCCGGTTTACGAAACGGCCGCCCTCTGCCTTCCCGATCAGGATGCGCAGCCGGATTTCCTTAACCTGGTCGTCGAACTAGAAACGACACTCACGCCGCACGCGTTGCTCGCTGCGTGTCTGATCATTGAACAACAACTCGGACGCATCCGTGCCGAACGCTGGGGCCCGCGCACGATTGACCTCGATGTGCTTCTCTTCGCCAACACCACGCTGTCCGACGACCGCCTGATCCTTCCCCATCCGCGCCTCCACGAACGCGCTTTCGTGCTCGTGCCGCTCGCCGATCTCGCACCCGACCTGATCATTCACAGTGAATCCGTCCGCACGCATGCCGCCCGTGCTGACACCACCGGCGTCGTCGCACGCCCCGAACTCGCACTGACCCCGCCTGTCCTGCTCGAAGAAGTCACCCTACCCTGCCCGCCCCACGAATTCTTCCACCGCATCGCCGGCCGCGACCACGCCTTCTTCCTCGACAGCGGCCGCTCCACCAACGGTCTCGGCGCCTACTCTTTCATCGGCTTCGAACCGTTCCACGTCTTCCGCACCAAGCATCAGCCCGACACCCTCGGCACCCTCAAAACCCTCCTGGCGCGCTACCACCGCCCCAATCCAGTTTGTAACTTAATAAGTGACAAACTTCCCGACGACTCAGCGCCCCCTGCGCTCCCTTTCACCGGCGGTGCGGTTGGTTTTTTCGGTTACGAACTGTGCACGCAGCTCGAAAAACTCCCCCGCGTCCGCCCCGATGATCTCCCCGAAATCCCCGACTGCGAGTTCGCCTTCTACGACGCGTTGATCGCCCACGAACACGCCACCGGCCGCACCTGGATCGTCGCCAACCCCGTCGCCACCACTCCCGCCGCCGCGCTCCTCGCCCGCCTCCGCGAAACCCTTTCATCACATTCCGTCGCCAATCCAGTTTGTAACTTAATAAGTTACAAACCCGGCATTCCGACCGAGTCCAAGCCGACCGCTAATTTTGATTTCTACTCTTACAAGCAGGCCATCGGTCGCATCAAAAACTACATCGCCTCGGGTGACGTTTATCAGGTTAACCTCACCCAACGCTTCTCCACTCCGCTGCCCTGCGCGCCCTACGATCTCTACCTGCGCCTTCGCGATCGCAGCCCGGCTCCTTTCGCCGCCTATCTCTCCTACGGTCCTGTCCAACTCATCAGCAGTTCCCCCGAACGTTTCCTAACCCTGCGCGAGCGCCACGTCGAAACCCGCCCCATCAAAGGCACCCGCCCGCGTTCCGCCGACCCGACCACCGACGCCGCCCTCGCCGCTGAACTCCTTTCCAGCGAAAAAGACCGCGCTGAACTCCTCATGATCGTCGATCTCGAGCGCAACGACCTCGGTCGCGTCTGCGAATTCGGCTCGGTCCGCGTGGACCAGCTCTGGCGGCTCGAATCCCATCCCACCGTTCATCATCTCGTATCCACGGTTTCCGGACAACTCCGCGCCGGACTCGACATCATCGACTGCGTTCGCGCGTCTTTCCCCGGCGGCTCCATCACCGGCGCCCCCAAAATTCGCTCGATGCAGATCATCGACGAACTCGAGCCACACCGACGCCACATCTACACCGGCGCCATCGGCTACATCGGTTTCGATGGCAACGCCGACCTCAACATTGCCATCCGCACCATCACGTGCGTCAACAACCACGCTTACTACCACGTCGGCGGAGGCATCGTGTGGGACTCCGAGCCCGCCGCAGAATATCAAGAAACCCTCGATAAAGGCCGCGCCATGCACGAGGCTCTGACCAGCCCCGCTTAA